A genomic segment from Pseudomonas mendocina encodes:
- a CDS encoding acyl-CoA dehydrogenase, with amino-acid sequence MSETLLSSRNLAFELYEVLDAEALTQRPRFADHNRETFDAAIITARGIAEELFAPHNRKNDEHEPQYVDGGAVLIPEVEPALRAFHEAGFLNATRDFEHGGMQLPNLLSQACFAHFQSANIATSSYSMLTMGVANLIEAFGNEEQKSRYLQPIIDGRFFGTMALTEPHAGSSLSDLRTRAEPHVDGSYRIKGNKIFISGGDQPISENIVHMVLAKLPDAPPGVKGISLFLVPKFHVNDDGSLGARNDVTLAGLFHKMGWRGTTSTALNFGDNGECVGYLVGKPHAGLSYMFQMMNEARIGVGMGAIMLGYAGYLYSLDYARNRPQGRQPDGKDPSSPQVSIIEHADVRRMLLTQKAYVEGAFDLGLYAARLFDDTHTLETAEDRTRALELLDLLTPIVKSWPSEFCLKANELAIQILGGHGYTREYPVEQYYRDNRLNPIHEGTQGIQSLDLLGRKVSQNGGAALKQLLKLINDCCQRASEHESLTSLRQPLEQLLARLQAVTLALLGDLLSGKVNQGLANSALYLKVFGHTVIGWRWLEQAIRAEQGLANTDNADEQAFYRGKLQAARYFLTWEVPSCHHDLAILEARDDTCLGMQDAWF; translated from the coding sequence ATGTCCGAGACCCTGCTCAGCTCCCGCAACCTGGCGTTCGAACTCTATGAAGTACTCGACGCCGAAGCCCTGACCCAGCGCCCACGCTTCGCCGATCACAATCGCGAGACTTTCGACGCGGCCATCATCACCGCACGCGGCATCGCCGAAGAGCTGTTCGCCCCGCACAACCGCAAGAACGACGAGCACGAGCCGCAGTACGTCGACGGTGGCGCAGTGCTGATCCCCGAGGTCGAGCCCGCGCTGCGCGCCTTCCACGAAGCGGGCTTCCTCAATGCCACCCGCGACTTCGAGCACGGCGGCATGCAACTGCCCAATCTGCTGTCGCAGGCCTGCTTCGCGCATTTCCAGTCAGCCAATATCGCCACCAGCTCCTACTCGATGCTGACCATGGGCGTGGCCAACCTGATCGAGGCCTTCGGCAACGAGGAGCAGAAATCCCGCTACCTGCAACCGATCATCGACGGCCGCTTCTTCGGCACCATGGCACTGACCGAGCCGCACGCTGGCTCGTCGCTATCGGACCTCAGAACCCGCGCCGAACCGCATGTCGACGGCAGTTACCGGATCAAGGGCAACAAGATCTTCATCTCCGGCGGCGACCAGCCGATCTCCGAAAACATTGTGCACATGGTGCTGGCCAAGTTGCCGGACGCACCGCCCGGGGTGAAAGGCATCAGCTTGTTCCTGGTGCCCAAGTTCCACGTCAACGACGATGGATCGCTGGGCGCGCGCAACGACGTGACCCTGGCCGGGCTGTTCCACAAGATGGGCTGGCGCGGCACCACGTCCACGGCGCTGAACTTCGGCGACAACGGCGAATGCGTCGGCTATCTGGTGGGCAAACCGCATGCGGGCCTGTCCTACATGTTCCAGATGATGAACGAGGCACGTATCGGCGTCGGCATGGGCGCGATCATGCTCGGCTATGCCGGCTACCTGTATTCGCTGGACTACGCGCGTAACCGTCCGCAGGGGCGTCAGCCGGATGGCAAGGACCCGAGCAGTCCACAGGTTTCCATCATCGAGCACGCCGACGTACGGCGCATGTTGCTGACGCAGAAAGCCTACGTCGAAGGCGCTTTCGACCTCGGTCTGTATGCTGCACGCCTGTTCGACGACACCCATACTCTGGAAACCGCCGAAGACCGCACCCGAGCACTGGAACTGCTCGACCTGCTCACCCCCATCGTCAAATCCTGGCCGTCGGAGTTCTGCCTCAAGGCCAATGAACTGGCCATCCAGATCCTCGGTGGCCACGGCTATACCCGCGAGTACCCGGTGGAGCAGTACTACCGCGACAACCGCCTCAATCCGATCCACGAGGGCACGCAGGGCATCCAGTCGCTCGACCTGCTCGGGCGCAAGGTCTCGCAGAACGGTGGCGCCGCGCTCAAGCAACTGCTCAAGCTGATCAACGACTGCTGCCAGCGCGCCAGCGAACATGAGTCGCTCACATCCCTGCGTCAGCCACTCGAACAATTGCTGGCCCGCCTGCAGGCGGTGACCCTGGCCCTGCTCGGCGATCTGTTGAGCGGCAAGGTCAACCAGGGCCTGGCCAACTCGGCGCTGTACCTGAAGGTGTTCGGCCACACGGTGATCGGCTGGCGCTGGCTGGAGCAGGCGATCCGTGCCGAGCAAGGCCTGGCGAACACCGACAACGCCGACGAGCAGGCCTTCTATCGCGGCAAGCTGCAAGCCGCGCGCTACTTCCTGACCTGGGAAGTGCCCAGCTGCCACCACGACCTGGCCATTCTCGAAGCGCGCGACGACACCTGCCTGGGTATGCAGGACGCCTGGTTCTAA
- a CDS encoding NAD(P)H-dependent flavin oxidoreductase: MSLQRLLGSELPLIQAPMAGSQGHRLAAAVCQAGGLGSIPCAMLTPAALRQELEAMRGLTAHPFNLNFFSHLPPEPDAAREALWREMLAPYYQELGVDQANIANGPGRLPFNQEAAALVEEFRPAVVSFHFGLPDETLLQRVRRSGAKILSSATTLDEALWLQERGVDAVIAQGLEAGGHRGHFLDHDLSRQLGIFALLPQLVDALSVPVIAAGGISDARGVAAAMALGAAGVQIGSAYLLCPEANTSAIHRAALQSPAARHTALTNLFSGRPARGIVNRLMRELGPLSSQAPAFPLATAAIAPLRTAAEAQGNGDFSPLWAGQNIANCRPMPAAELTRELARGFAQG, translated from the coding sequence ATGTCTCTGCAACGATTGCTCGGCAGCGAACTCCCCCTGATCCAGGCGCCGATGGCCGGCTCGCAGGGTCACCGACTGGCTGCCGCCGTGTGCCAGGCCGGCGGTCTCGGCTCGATTCCCTGCGCCATGCTCACACCCGCAGCCCTGCGCCAAGAACTGGAGGCCATGCGTGGCCTGACCGCGCACCCATTCAATCTCAACTTCTTCAGCCATCTGCCACCCGAGCCGGATGCCGCTCGCGAAGCACTCTGGCGCGAAATGCTGGCGCCCTACTACCAAGAACTGGGTGTGGATCAGGCGAATATCGCCAATGGCCCGGGGCGTTTGCCCTTCAACCAGGAAGCCGCCGCACTGGTGGAGGAATTCCGCCCGGCGGTGGTCAGCTTCCATTTCGGTTTGCCGGACGAAACTCTTCTGCAGCGCGTACGGCGCAGCGGCGCGAAGATCCTGTCCAGCGCCACCACGCTGGACGAAGCGCTCTGGCTACAGGAGCGCGGCGTCGATGCAGTGATCGCCCAAGGACTGGAAGCCGGTGGCCATCGCGGACACTTTCTCGATCACGATCTGAGCCGACAACTCGGCATCTTCGCCCTGCTGCCGCAACTGGTCGATGCCTTGTCGGTGCCGGTGATCGCGGCCGGCGGCATCAGCGATGCACGAGGCGTGGCCGCAGCGATGGCGCTAGGCGCAGCCGGTGTACAGATCGGCAGCGCCTATCTGTTGTGCCCGGAGGCCAACACCAGCGCCATCCACCGCGCCGCCCTGCAGAGCCCGGCGGCGCGCCATACGGCGTTGACCAACCTGTTCAGCGGGCGCCCCGCGCGCGGTATCGTCAATCGCCTGATGCGCGAGCTGGGGCCGCTCAGCTCGCAGGCGCCAGCGTTCCCACTGGCCACTGCGGCCATCGCACCGTTACGGACGGCAGCCGAGGCGCAGGGCAACGGAGATTTCTCGCCGCTCTGGGCCGGGCAGAATATCGCCAACTGCCGGCCAATGCCGGCAGCCGAGCTGACCCGCGAGCTGGCGCGGGGCTTCGCTCAAGGTTGA
- a CDS encoding 23S rRNA (adenine(2030)-N(6))-methyltransferase RlmJ produces MNYRHAFHAGNHADVLKHLVLTRLIGLLSKKEAPFAYLDSHAGLGLYDLQGDQASRTGEYLEGIGRLWQASQLPDAVEAYLEVVRAMNPDGELRYYPGSPELARLLSREQDRLQLNEKHPEDGRLLKDNMRGDRRVAVHLGEGWHVPRALMPTREKRVLLLIDPPFEKTDELQRCVEALNEAHGRMRQAIVAIWYPIKDERQLARFYRDLQKSAAPKLLRAELYVHAPDDATRLTGSGLVISNPPWGLEDELKQLLPWLADALGQSQGGWRLDWLIEEAASGKP; encoded by the coding sequence ATGAACTACCGCCACGCCTTCCATGCCGGCAATCACGCCGACGTACTCAAGCACCTGGTGCTGACTCGCCTGATCGGCCTGCTGTCGAAGAAAGAGGCGCCCTTCGCCTACCTCGATAGCCACGCAGGACTTGGCCTGTACGATCTGCAGGGTGATCAGGCCAGCCGCACCGGCGAGTACCTGGAAGGCATCGGTCGCCTTTGGCAGGCCTCGCAGTTGCCGGATGCGGTGGAGGCTTATCTGGAGGTGGTGCGGGCGATGAATCCGGATGGCGAGCTGCGCTACTACCCCGGCTCGCCCGAGTTGGCGCGGCTGCTCAGCCGCGAGCAGGATCGCCTGCAACTCAACGAAAAACATCCCGAGGACGGCCGCCTGCTCAAGGACAACATGCGCGGCGACCGCCGCGTTGCCGTGCACTTGGGCGAAGGCTGGCATGTGCCGCGAGCGCTGATGCCGACCCGCGAGAAACGCGTGCTGCTGCTGATCGATCCGCCGTTCGAGAAGACGGATGAACTGCAGCGCTGCGTCGAAGCGCTGAACGAGGCGCATGGCCGCATGCGTCAGGCCATCGTCGCGATCTGGTATCCGATCAAGGACGAGCGCCAGCTGGCACGTTTCTACCGCGATCTGCAAAAGAGCGCCGCACCCAAGCTGCTGCGCGCCGAGCTATACGTACACGCCCCCGACGATGCGACGCGCCTGACCGGTTCCGGTCTGGTGATCAGTAATCCACCTTGGGGGCTGGAGGACGAGCTCAAGCAGCTGTTGCCTTGGCTGGCCGATGCTTTGGGGCAAAGCCAGGGTGGTTGGCGCCTGGACTGGCTGATAGAAGAAGCCGCAAGCGGCAAGCCATAA